In the genome of Toxoplasma gondii ME49 chromosome Ia, whole genome shotgun sequence, the window TCGTTTGGCATATTTTTGCGACATCAAAGAAGGCAGTTTTCCTGTAAGCGAATCGGCGTCCTTGTGCCGCCCGTCCGGAAAAAAGCCGTACATCGAAAACGCTCTTTCTTGTTCGAcatctttctgcatgcgtggctAGCACCGTCTGAGGGAAAAGGCCCCCACTTCAGGACCTTTCccgtctgcttcgcttcgGAGGCTCCGTCCACAAAGATTCCTCTTTGAACGCGACGCGGAGTTGCCAAGAGTTCTTGTGAAGACTTAGTATAGAATTTTCAAGACTGCGTTTTTAATACATGATTGCAATTCCGTGTAAAACGGatgcgaaagagaaacgactTCAGTCGAGAGTGAAACGTGCGCCCGGTTCGAGTTCCAAGTACTCGCTGACCTGTTAGCACCGGCGTACCTTACGACCACCGTATTTCCTCTAGAGATAGAGTGAAGTGTGGAACACTGTCCACGTTGTTCGCCACAAGCTAGATATCCCCAGAATATGATGACACCTGAAGCTAGAGCCTTCCGGAGAACCCTCGGAACGGACCAGTTCCAAACAACGTAGCGGAcgacagacaagaaagagggaaatTAAAAGTCAGAAAAAAAATGAAGTTGCGCGAGAAGCCCTCTAGATGTCATATGAGGTGTACAGGGCCCCCGTGCCCAGCATTACACACtttgttgtttcttctctttctttacAAAAAATGGATCGGGCTGGACGTAGACGAATTCTTTGACGTAGGGATATGCTGAATCGGTGTCCTCGGAGTTTCCTTCCCGGAAATCTCCGTTCTGTCCTGCCGGTTCACCCCGGTACTTGGGTTTGCCTCCACAGTGCGCCGAGCAGGTGTAAATACACAGCAGCGCAAAGTGGAGTCGCTCGCTGGCAGCCTGTGCTGCTTCCGCTCGACTGGCACCGccagtttctctttcttcctcaacAGTTGCCGACGTTTCTTGCTTCCCCTCCACATCTCCATTTTCCGCTCGCTCACCCGCGCCTGCCGGAGTCTCGGCTGTCCCCGGCTTCGCTTCGTCGGCCTCGGCCTTTGCTTTTTCGCGCGTCTTGCTCgggtctgcgtctcctgtccAGCGCACTTTCGACTCAAGCTCCACGCCGGCGCTTCTTTTGAGTTCGAAGAGAAACTGAGGCAAAACTTGGAACTCGAACTGGCGCGCGGCTCCACAGttttcgcatgcaggcggTTCCCCCTCCATCTGGCCCGGCGTGAAGGGCCAGAGGGGCCTTCCACCCATAGCGTATCTGAGCACTTGGCCGCGATTGGCCGCTCGAGAAGAACAGCGTTTCAGGAAGCGAAGCAGCTGGGGGTCCAGCGAACTGTGTTCGTCATGAATGCTCTCAAAGGCCTCCTGTTCAGACGCATCCAGCTGCGCGTCTGCAAGCAAAGTGTCAAAGGCAATAACAGGGGCAGACCGAATTCAGCCCAGTTTATGAGGATCCCAAAAGATGCGCTCGACGACATGAATCGAACGGCACTCGCATAGAGAACGTCGACATGTTCTGCCAAAATCCGCGAGTTCGCGtcgtctcttcatctccccACATTCCGTCCACCTCGTCCTGTGGCAAAAACTTCCCATGCCAAACCCACAGACGCTTCTAGCGGAGTCAAGGCCTTCTGAATCACTGGacgttgcatgcgccgaaTTAAGTCGTCTGTCCCCAAAATGCACAACACTGCATCCACAGCACTTTCAAGAGAGTGCAGGAACCCATTCAgctacatacatatatatatatatattaaatgtgtttatatacatatatataatatatacatatatatatgtatgcatatatatatatatatatattaagGCATCTGGAGAGGTctggaaaagacaagaagactTGGAAACGGAAAGGCAGTGGTTGACATCAAAGATGCCCGCATCTTTGTGGCGtattttctgcatgcgcggcgtCGAAcaaagcctcttcttcctgcatgcatctgtccCGCTGGATTCCTGCATTTCGAACACAGTAGCCTCCGACGCTCCGTGGATTGCGAGGGATCCGCGCGCCCCTCCTTTTCGACACAACCAACGCCCACGAAGATCACTTATCTCAGTGATCGCGTGCAAATGAGCCTGAGGCGCTTCCTCCCCATCCCCAAAACTTCATGTTTTTCACATTTCTCCCTGCCTTGGTGAGATCACGTAGCGCTATCCTGTGTGCAGAGCTCCGCCGACCTGGgtcgctcttcgcctcctcctcgtaCTTCTTCAAGAGTTCCTTCTCGTGCTCGTAGGAAGGCCctgcgccttcgtctccctcctctctctcttcttcctctccaacTTCCAGTTCAAATTCAGGCAAGGCACAGCAGAGGCCTCGACTCCAGTGAGCGGCGAAGATCCGGCAGCGACGGTGCAGGCGATCGACGCCTTCTgagcagaaaacgcaagGCTCGCCGCGAACACCCACCTGAGTGGACGCGGAAACGCTAGAAAAACAGAGGGGCAATTCCACGACTATACGCATGCTTCAATACCCCGGCACTCGCGCGGACACCGGCCCACTGCAGGAACGCATGTACAAGAATCCATGCGTGCAAACAAAGACaagtcgagagacagaaacagacacaaacaagtcgagaaaaggaaaaagagagaggtcgCGAGACACGAGCACACAGTCAGACGCGCCcacaaagacacaaacacCCCAACACAAATCGTGAGAGTCACATGAGAATCCAGAACTGGCGGCtgaggagagggagggaaaCGTCGGCAAAAAAAAGCGGAGCGATCCGTCAAGCGAAGCGAGagctgaaggagacaagggagGAAAGCAGCGCCGAACTTACGCTCTGCCTGATGCTTGATTTCCTCCAGAagagcttcttcctcgtcgacgTCGATGACCCGAGAccctccgtcttcgtcctcgcagGCT includes:
- a CDS encoding programmed cell death protein 2, c-terminal domain-containing protein (encoded by transcript TGME49_294420), translated to MDAEETNLGFLVAAHPQRLRRWHFPSKVGGKPEWMETRRLPKTEDLVCQTCREIQTFLLQVYAPVDGCAEAFHRALWLFGCMRCGTTFSLFRCQMPRENPLYPSFPLAEIPSELFWTSWKEASRRSRSLAAPQAPTGAESRERDPETAAVSVHPSEIGHSAGGSGSSRGRKGEKEALVCALERLQTEERRLRELSCPVCGLPSAKGDAEEAEQEEHPAENASCMRRKLVRLLLLRNQEATSAYHKACEDEDGGSRVIDVDEEEALLEEIKHQAEQGVDRLHRRCRIFAAHWSRGLCCALPEFELEVGEEEEREEGDEGAGPSYEHEKELLKKYEEEAKSDPDAQLDASEQEAFESIHDEHSSLDPQLLRFLKRCSSRAANRGQVLRYAMGGRPLWPFTPGQMEGEPPACENCGAARQFEFQVLPQFLFELKRSAGVELESKVRWTGDADPSKTREKAKAEADEAKPGTAETPAGAGERAENGDVEGKQETSATVEEERETGGASRAEAAQAASERLHFALLCIYTCSAHCGGKPKYRGEPAGQNGDFREGNSEDTDSAYPYVKEFVYVQPDPFFVKKEKKQQSV